The window TCATTTACAAATCATGATATCATTAACACTGTGGCTGCCTCAAAGATATGCATGTCAACACTATAATAAATAAAcccatagcatgaaatttcactcaaatcaaaacaaattacACCCGACAGCAATATTCTTATGTCAAGAATTACCCAAATATCCTAAATACATTCAGGCCTTTCAATAGCCTACTAAGTACATATACTATTACTTAGTAAGAAGTGCCCAAATTTAACTTTTACACTGTAAATGCAAGTATTGCAAGAAAACATCAAGGTTCGGTAAGATATTTTTTCCCTCTTCTATTTTTGACAGTTGACATAGCATATGATTTGAAGCCAAGAACACTAACAGGGTGAAACAATATAAGCTGGCCCCAAATTCATGTCCTTGAAATATGAACAGAATTCGATTCATGAATTGTCGGATAAATACAGCACAAACTGATAAAAGTCAGAACAGAGATGAACATTACACCAGTTCAGGTCTCTCAAATAAACCAAGTACACATCTTTCAACTGTTTGTGCACCTACATAACCAAGTGAATAAATACTTGAGTTCTTGATCAACAAGAAATAGATAAACAAATAAAGTGCTGACCAATTGAAGGTGAACACAAAATTGACTCCAAGAACCCACCGAGGTTACTCAAGCAACAGTACCTTTGAATAAGATTGAAAGCCACACATTCACCAGCAGACTGAAGCTTGAACAAGATTTGTAGctcagtttgacattttttttGTGGCGGCATGCATATGTGTGAGGAAATACAAGGATGTGCTATTAAATAAACAATTCCTTACTAAGACATCTCCAGGCCACATCTCTGTCATAACAGAAAAGTTGACCACTCAGAGGTAAGTAGATACTTTTCCAAATTTCATTGCTTGCTTCGGGTTGTCCAAAAATCAAACCCAATCACAAGCTTAGCCACTACAAATTTCAGTACTTTgtcttgaattgaattgtatctAAACAGAAACGCATGCACATTCTATGTTTATTGATAATTCATCAATAGGTCGACCATAACTGAAATAATCAATTGAACATTTACATTTTAATACTGTCAAGTGTCACAAAACTTTCTTAAATTGTTGTGGTATTGTGCTTTGAAAACATTATGTTTCAAGTCAACATCTATAGGGCGTATATTAGTTATTTCTATaacttttctcatttctagtatATCTGATGAAACCAGTTTACATGTATGAGATGTCCAAAaagaattttttcttcaaattataCATCTGGGGTGTATCATTTCTCACCAGTCGAAGGTGCATGCACAAGAGCTTTTCAGAAGAGAATTTCCCCTGACCAAAACTGTCACAGGGATTTGCTGAATATCTGTTGTTACATGGACAGTAGAAAAACCAATTTAAACTTGAGACACCGGGAAAAACATGACATACATATGTAACATTTGGGGTAATGACAAGGAAAAAATTTGTTAGAACGaaaattgcttcaggatttgaatttgacaaaattaatttctcatcattttgatATACAGTACTGTACATACCACCTCAAGTGTTAATTGTACAGTACTAAAAGACTTCGCATCTTCACTTTCCAGGAGGTCACATACAAACATCACACAGGTGACCTTCATGTACTGTACTTTGAAGGTCAGGTGAGAAATACTATACATATTAATTCCATGTTCGTGTTTGTACCTGTTGTGAtccatttgaaagaaatttagcATTGCTGAGCGAAACTGCAATCACGTATCTGTCATACCAAAACTATTTCCTGcctgaaaaccttattttgagATGATTGCAAGACACCGGTAGAACTTCAGGCTGGAGAGATGATGTTTTGGTGGATCAGCTCACAGACATAGCGTCAGTGTGAAAAATCTTAAGAACCTGGAGAAAAACCAGCAGATAAAATTGCACAAAGCAATAGAAAAGACCACAAGcttttaaaaattgattcatgaaaaacaaGCAATCTTTGTTGTTGCACATGCGATGAACTCCAccaatgagcaatttttgtcacatgtgATCACAACCACAGGTGGCAGCAACAAAACTTGCTTTTAATAGGCATATCAGGAAAATGTTTGAGAAGCAGCCAAATGttgtattccaaaaaattgCAATCTACAGTGTCAGTTGTAGCCAACACAATATGGCAAATTGACGTTAAAAAATTCTACCAAAATGaatgtatttttttctcaaaaaataaaaaataattctTACTTTTAACAAACTAATTATAAGTGGATTCCCATAAACTtgggaaaatgtacatgaacatgaaatgtCTAAATATGACGCCGAATTGTGAGCATTATATCAAAATGTAATGGTCCGAGGACCAAACATGTGCTCACATGTTCAAATACAAAACTCTACATTTCCCGCTAATTGTAATACGGAATGCCACTCGAGATAGTCTTTTAGTCAACTTGTAATACGCAGTTCAACACACTGTTcagggttctactgtacatcaagaTCTATGTTTTGACTCGTACCAAACTTGTACCCACTGTCTGCCTTGATTTCTTTTTGCATACGGAACGGGTAACAAATTCCTCAGAGTAGTGATACTTGACATACCAGCTATTATCCCCATTCAACGTAATACTCTGTTcaagcacacacacacacacaacacTTTCTCTTTAACAACATCTCCACTTCAAGCATAAACAAATCATGTGAATTTGGACCCACTGTCATATCTCACAATTATACAAGGAAGGTCCTTGTGATAACACTGGACAGGAAGCACTGGTTTTTGTGTCACAACTCTTAACACCACAAAGCATAAAAACGGCTTTGAAAGGCCCCCAAATTTATCGGTATCTTTCCTAGGTCAAGGCTCAAGAGTCTCAAGTGATAAAACCAATGCTTCTTGCCATAGCTCTAAAACAGTCCACTTATGAAGCAATATTTCTCATTTTAAATCATGAGTATTTGACATTGCTGCAGGGTTTCTCCCAAGAATATTCCTCCAGGTGCAAGTAACTGACTTCATCAATGCTACAAAGAGTCACAGATTTTAAACCAGTGAGAATGAGAATTGCGATGAACATGGGCAGGGCAGGCATATGCACATCCAAACCAAACCATACCATTGGTCATGTCCACAGTTATAATCTGAAACACGACATTAGAAGTTGGGAACAATAATTCATAACACTCACTTGCTGTATTTATACCTCACCCCATTCGGACAAGGAAGAACTTGACTGCTTCAAGTGCATTTTGCTTTCAAGTTCAACCCGAATAGCAGAATAGAGAGCATTACTTCCACTAGTTAAAGAATTGAAACTCATGTCACGAAAACCTCTCCTTTATCAAAATACACCAGTATTCAATGGTAGAAACCCTTAATTAACAGCAATACATAGCCTGGGATAACAGATCCCCTTGGCTCGCATTCAGTCAGGATGGGACATCACTCGCGTTAGCTGCAGAAATGTATACAAGCACTACCAAACTGGGTAATGCACTGACACAACTGTGACAACCAGCCATGTTATTAAGATTGTGACCAGATTTAAGAAGTAGCTTCAATTTTTAACCCTTAATGGACAAACTAAACTAGAAGCAAGCAAAATGTTCAAAGCTTTGTTTCTTGAAAAATTTCCTATGATCTAGATTATGATCTAAAATATTACAAGGCGCCATTTGCATTGAAACACAAGCGCAGACAAAATTAGCcgatttttcagaattttggtCTAATCCAGGTTGCCTGGATTTACTTACGCGTCCAAAAGGGTTAATAATGGCACACTTGTAGATTTCTATTGCACTGGTAAGCGGGAATATTTAAGCTTTGATTACATCCCTATACAGTATTATGACCAGAGAAACACCAGCGGGCATAGCAAGTCTTAGCTGTATATCAACAATCTATCAATGAAAAGATCTACCCTATAAGTTATCAAGACAAAGATACAGTAAAGTTCTTTCTGCACCGTAAATTTGCTCACTGAGTAAAGAAACCAGAAGTATATTTTCTAAATAGCAATACTGTCTTACTAGGGTAACGGTTGGACATGTCTATGATTGAATCATACTTTAGGACAGTCGCTGCCAGGGCGCAAACACTTTCTGTGCAGGTCCCGTTGTTTGCTTGTCTCAGCTGCATATGATAAAGGCACAATGTGCATATTACTTAGGCATGAATGTGCACGCCGCAGAGCCAACAGGAACCAATTTACCATCAAATGTATTTTATGGTTTCGTATCTGTTCACACTCTAGAGGGACTATTCTTTCTATAGTTCTTcaaattcatttaggattgatTTTCGACAAATAAATCTATCTGAATCATCATACAACAacctgaaaacatgaaaaatgggAGTTATGATTATGAATATATATGCCTAGACTTGCTATTACCCACTGAAGCGTGAAATGATTTTAAGATGAACCATCACAGCATGTTAGATACATTATCTCCAGGAAACGCCAGCAGGGTCCCCTTCCTGCTGAAACTGGCAATTGCTATGAGCTACTCTGCTCCATGAACTCCAAGTTTTCTGGCATTTGATCTAGGACCGTTGAGACATATCCGGAGACTTGCACCTCCTTGACCTCGTATAACTTGATGAACGGTTgctcctgaaataaaaaagtagGCTATGTTATTTCCTCTTGGCTGCGATTATATGGAGTTTAATATTGTTTatatgtaacgtgtcactgttcactttttatGAAATGAAGAACAAACAAAGTGCCGGCTACATATGATGTACACAGCTGAGGTGAAGGggattcaaaacttttggcaTCACTTTACATTTGCCTccatttttctttttgattggCATGagcttcaaattcaaattagacTGGAGAAGACCTGGCATAAAACTGTACTCACAAGCAACTTCTTGTATTTTGGCCTGAGTTTTTCATCCTTGGTcaagctgaagaaaaaaacacacaattACACCATCAACAATGTGATCAAAGTGGTAACACAGCTCTGCATACATCACTCTCATCACATCCACTATTGCTTTTTTTCTGTTGCCACAATTTtcataactttttttcttctaattttGTGAAACTCGTCATGTAATACTAGCAAGGTTTAGCAACGGTGTACAATCGGCTTGAGGGACTTACCAGGTGTTGACGAAGTTTAAGAAGTCTGCCGAGAACCGTTCACCAAGTAACTGAGGTGGATTGCCATGGACAACTTGCGTTAATTGGTCAAAGACACTGTTCCATTTTCTATATGGAAACCTCCCTGTGGCTAACTCGTACTGAAAAGATTGAATTAATATGTTTGTGAATACTTGACAAACATATATTGACTGAGGATAACATACTGGTTGAATGGAAAAACACCACACTTTAGCAAAGATATTTGATGGACAGTTATTCATAATTTCAATagaaaatagcatcgcaaagcaagTTTTACCAGCCCATTGAGTGTCAAGGTGTGATATCTATTAAGTTGGTTGTGGACAGTGTTTGATGGTTGTTAACCATGCTGTAGAAAAGTAATAATAAACAACTTGTTTCAGATGCCAAGTACAAAAGGTAACGACTTACTAATGTGATTCCTAAGCTCCAGACATCTGATCGGATGTCATACCCTTTACTAGAGGCTCTTGGGTCGATTCTCTCCGGCTAAAATGGTATGAAAAACGGACGTTATAAGTCTCTGACCAAGACATCATTACGAAACTATACTAATAATGGTGGTTTCTATAATAGTGCTTTCAACCAACCAGGATATGTGCCAAAGCTCTTCATAACTGTCACTACTATAGGTCTCCACAGAGACTAAGACACTTACCGCCATGTATGGCCTGCACCCTGCATCCCGTGATTTCGCTATTGAATCAACAAGTTGTCCACTAATTCCAAAATCACACAGCTTGATATTGCCAGTGCGGTCAAGGAGGATATTTGAAGGTTTTACATCTGCAAGAGATGATATTACAATTTAGATATaaacaaaaaccaaaaataaatGAACATAGTCTGCTGCCTGAAGACATTTTTCCTGAACTGGTCCCATATGTGTGCCATCCAACATGACCATCAAAATATATCGGCATAACTAGATGAAAAGCCAAAAGAGCTTCTTACCTCTGTGGATGATATTGAGTTTCTCTTTTAGATAATTCAATGCTTTTAATGTCTGAAAAAGAGATAAAAAGTTGAGCAAATAAAATTACGATGCTCTCCAACGAAACTTTTTGATTCTATTCTGCTGAAAGGTTTCAAATGTTATTGACCAACTGGATGAGAAGACTTCCACCTGGACCAGACAGTCATTCAAAACTACTATACAGTTCATGTATCTTAATCATATggcaaataaaatatttcaaaatacatgctgATCAGAAGTTGCCTTTTCCTGCAAGTTCTTAGAATCTTTCATCTAAATGCTCTGATAAATTTACTTACAGCTACTGTTATCATTCCTAAAATTTCCTCCGGTATAGATTCTTGCAACGTCGAGTAAATAAATTTGTAGAATTTATCTAATGAAATGGACATAAGTTCCATACAAATCCAGCAGTCTCCCTGGAATGGAAAAAATAAATCACTAATGTTACTTAATTGTATCATACATCACTATCAACATTCTGCCATTCTGATTCATTTCTGCAAATCAAtgcattttccaatgataaaagAACAAGTTGAACAAATCTGGCAGACTGCACCCCAAAACCGAGTTTTCAATTCTACCCctttcacaaaaatatttggctCGCAAAATTAAAGGAGTTTGCAGTTTTTGACTTACCTCCTTGAAGAGAGCACCGTAGAACTGCACAATGAATGGGCATGCACTGCTGTTCATCACCACGTCAAACTCCATCAGCAGCTGTCTTTGTTCTTTCTCATCCACCGTGGCACGAATTCGCTGAAATTGCCGAATTTTGATCATTTGATTAAAAGATAAATGACACTTAACACGCCAAGGTTCATTATGTCTTTTGCTCAGAAACAGATTTGACTGTGCATCGATTGCAAGTTTTGTTTTTTGAGTTGCAACTTACCTTTACAGCCATGACTGTATCACTTTTGATGTGCCTCATTTTATTGACAGTTCCATAATGCCCTCGACCAATTTCACCATGATCCACCAGGTCATCCGCAGTAAAATCGTACGTCTGAAAATAAATAGAGACATTACAAATTTCAGGCATTGCAGAATAGGGATATCAAGTCTTCCCAAAGTTATCTGAAGTGTACTCACCAGCTCAGGAGAGATCTGGAGTTTGCCCGAGGACTCCAGGCTGTGTGACCGCAGTTTGTTTCTTTCCCTGTGGAATGAAGAAAGAGCACATATCATTGTTAGTGTTACTACTAGTACTAGCAAGGACTACGACAGATTCTAACATACTTGCTAGGACTATTCTCTCTTAAGGCATGGAGTCTGCTCTAATACTGACTTGGGAAGGGATTTGTTTGCTGTTGTTTGGaacatggtctattgtttacCCAATCTAATTCATGAAATTAGCAAACTGAACCTTTGCCGCCTTGGATTAGAAAACACGACCTATATCAAGAGGGCATTTTCAAATAATTATTACCAAATATTGTTCAAGCATGTGGCTGACATTGTCACTTTTTTAGTCTAAAGAATTGACAGTCTACAAACTACTACCTAGTCACAGAACTAAACTAGACACTTACAGCTGCGTTTGATGACCCATCATGGCCAGTGTTGGGTGTTTCGGGTGCTCAATTGCATCGGTGCGGTGATTGAGCGCAAAGTTTAATTTTAGTTTCCCTCTATCACCTGAAATGAGATATGAAGCAAGATATCAAGaatgatacattcacaggatCAGAACTAAATGGAACTAAATTGCCATGCCAGCCTCACAAAGCAAATGAGGTTTGATTTCCTAGTACGGTATAATATTAAATGGAATAAAGTTAACAATGGAAAAACAAATCAGGAAAGCCTACTTAGTCCAGGCCTCGAAAAGGAGTTgatcatttgttttgtttccaACTCCTGGTTTAATCCTTTCTTGTAATCCTGCTGTACGCTCACATTCACAAATCTGCTCTGGAAATCTGCCCACTGGGAACTTTGCCAACACAGATCACAACATCAGTGCGGTGATGCTTCTAAATTCCAGGAAATGTTGGATGCAGATTGATGGAGGCCATGGATGAATCGCTCAGCCTCGGTCTGCAGGAATGTCGATTTGCTGATGATGAAGCAAGCCAgtacacactaggcctacagtaCACCACACAGTCACAATGCACCGCCTGCACAAAAAATGCCACTTCTTTTGACAGGGTTGTGTGCATGAATGTTGTACTTGGATTCAATGATTGCACAACCTCACTTTACCCTTAGTCACCAATGTTTTGGAATGAAAAGTGTGAGTCAACATGAGTGAGTCGGAACATCAGTTTACCTTGATCCGGAGCTTGATAAAATGTTCGACGATCGTTTTCTGAAtcgtcagccatc is drawn from Lineus longissimus chromosome 1, tnLinLong1.2, whole genome shotgun sequence and contains these coding sequences:
- the LOC135485233 gene encoding dual specificity mitogen-activated protein kinase kinase 4-like isoform X1, whose protein sequence is MADDSENDRRTFYQAPDQGDRGKLKLNFALNHRTDAIEHPKHPTLAMMGHQTQLERNKLRSHSLESSGKLQISPELTYDFTADDLVDHGEIGRGHYGTVNKMRHIKSDTVMAVKRIRATVDEKEQRQLLMEFDVVMNSSACPFIVQFYGALFKEGDCWICMELMSISLDKFYKFIYSTLQESIPEEILGMITVATLKALNYLKEKLNIIHRDVKPSNILLDRTGNIKLCDFGISGQLVDSIAKSRDAGCRPYMAPERIDPRASSKGYDIRSDVWSLGITLYELATGRFPYRKWNSVFDQLTQVVHGNPPQLLGERFSADFLNFVNTCLTKDEKLRPKYKKLLEQPFIKLYEVKEVQVSGYVSTVLDQMPENLEFMEQSSS
- the LOC135485233 gene encoding dual specificity mitogen-activated protein kinase kinase 4-like isoform X2; the encoded protein is MINSFSRPGLSDRGKLKLNFALNHRTDAIEHPKHPTLAMMGHQTQLERNKLRSHSLESSGKLQISPELTYDFTADDLVDHGEIGRGHYGTVNKMRHIKSDTVMAVKRIRATVDEKEQRQLLMEFDVVMNSSACPFIVQFYGALFKEGDCWICMELMSISLDKFYKFIYSTLQESIPEEILGMITVATLKALNYLKEKLNIIHRDVKPSNILLDRTGNIKLCDFGISGQLVDSIAKSRDAGCRPYMAPERIDPRASSKGYDIRSDVWSLGITLYELATGRFPYRKWNSVFDQLTQVVHGNPPQLLGERFSADFLNFVNTCLTKDEKLRPKYKKLLEQPFIKLYEVKEVQVSGYVSTVLDQMPENLEFMEQSSS